One genomic segment of Leishmania major strain Friedlin complete genome, chromosome 6 includes these proteins:
- a CDS encoding putative glucosamine-fructose-6-phosphate aminotransferase — protein sequence MCGILGYANSNVPRTVEQILSILLCCIQKVEYRGYDSAGLAIDANIGSDKEDGTAASAPTLRPCVVRSVGNVNQLREKVFSEAVAATLPPMDATTSHHVGIVHTRWATHGGVCDRNCHPQQSNNGEFTIVHNGIVTNYSALKELLKGEGYVFYSDTDTEVISVLSEYLYTRKGIHNFADLLLEVSRMVEGSYALLVKSVYFPGQVAASRQGSPLMLGIRRTDDRGCVMQLQTHDLTDLSGPLEVFFSSDSNAFAEYTRDVVYLEDSDIVHYCDGALRFYNAAERQRSIIKREVQHLQTKLENLSKGNYAHFMLKEIYEQAESVISTMHGRVDFSSGTVQLSGFTQQNIRVILTSRRILFIACGSSLNSCIAVRPLFEELVPLPISVENASDFIDRRPQVQRNDTCFFISQSGETADTLMALKLCSEAGAMCVGITNVVESSISRLTHCGIHLKAGVEVGVASTKAYTSQVIVMTLVALLLSSDSVRLQERRNEILRGLSEVSARIAEVLRITHDPVKALAARLKESRSIIVLGRGYDLATAMEAALKVKELSYVHTEGIHSGELKHGPLALIDETVPVLAMCTSDKHFDLSKAAVQQVNARNGAVVVFATEVDAELKAAASEIVLVPKTVDCLQCVVNVIPFQLLAYYMALLHGNNVDCPRNLAKSVTVQ from the coding sequence aTGTGCGGTATCTTGGGCTACGCCAACAGTAACGTGCCGCGCACGGTGGAGCAGATCTTGAGCATTCTGCTCTGCTGCATCCAAAAAGTAGAGTACCGCGGCTACGACAGCGCAGGCCTCGCCATCGACGCAAACATcggcagcgacaaggaggacggcaccgccgccagtgcgccgacgctgcgcccttgtgtggtgcgcagcgtcgGCAACGTTAACCAGCTCCGCGAGAAGGTGTTCAGCGAGGCGGTTGCCGCGACGCTGCCACCGATGGACGCGACGACGAGCCACCACGTCGGCATTGTGCACACGCGGTGGGCCACGCACGGTGGTGTATGCGACCGCAACTGCCACCCACAGCAGAGCAACAACGGCGAGTTCACCATTGTGCACAATGGCATCGTCACGAACTACTCCGCGCTGAAGGAGCTTCtcaagggggaggggtacgTCTTCTACTCCGACACCGACACAGAGGTCATCAGCGTCCTCTCCGAGTACCTGTACACGCGCAAGGGCATCCACAACTTCGCCGacctgctgctggaggtgtCACGCATGGTAGAGGGCAGCTACGCGTTGCTTGTCAAGAGCGTCTACTTTCCTGGTCAGGTGGCGGCGAGCCGCCAGGGGTCGCCACTGATGCTCGGCATCCGGCGGACAGATGATCGCGGCTGCGTGATGCAGCTACAGACGCACGACTTGACCGACCTATCGGGGCCCCTCGAGgtcttcttctcctccgACTCGAATGCGTTCGCCGAGTACACGCGCGACGTTGTGTACCTCGAGGACAGCGACATTGTTCACTACTGCGACGGCGCACTGCGCTTCTACAACGCAGCGGAGCGCCAGAGGTCAATCATCAAGCGCGaggtgcagcacctgcagacGAAGCTGGAGAACCTGTCTAAGGGCAACTACGCGCACTTCATGCTAAAGGAGATCTACGAGCAGGCAGAGTCCGTCATCAGCACCATGCACGGCCGCGTCGACTTCAGCAGCGGGACAGTGCAGCTCAGCGGCTTCACCCAGCAGAACATCCGCGTCATTCTCACCAGTCGCCGCATCCTTTTCATCGCTTGCGGCTCCTCGCTCAACAGCTGCATCGCTGTGCGGCCGCTCTTCGAGGAgctcgtgccgctgccgatctCCGTCGAGAATGCCTCCGACTTCATTGACCGCAGGCCGCAGGTCCAGCGGAACGACACGTGCTTCTTCATCTCGCAGTCTGGCGAGACCGCTGACACGCTCATGGCGCTGAAGCTGTGTAGTGAGGCTGGCGCGATGTGCGTCGGCATCACGAATGTCGTTGAATCCAGCATCAGCCGACTGACGCACTGCGGCATCCATCTGAAGGCTGGCGTCGAGGTCGGTGTGGCGTCAACAAAGGCATACACGTCACAGGTGATCGTGATGACGCTGGTGGCGCTCTTGCTCAGCAGCGACtcggtgcggctgcaggagcgccgcAACGAGATCTTGCGCGGTCTGTCCGAGGTGTCAGCAAGGATAGCCGAGGTGCTTAGGATCACACACGACCCCGtgaaggcgctggcggcgcgcctgAAGGAGAGCCGCTCTATTATTGTGCTCGGCCGCGGCTACGACCTGGCTACCGCGATGGAGGCTGCGCTGAAGGTGAAGGAGCTGAGCTACGTTCACACGGAAGGCATCCACAGCGGCGAGCTCAAGCATGGGCCGCTCGCGCTGATTGATGAGACGGTGCCTGTGCTGGCGATGTGCACCAGCGACAAGCACTTCGACTTGAGcaaggcagcggtgcagcaggtaAACGCTCgcaacggcgccgtcgtcgtctttgcGACCGAGGTAGACGCTGAGCTGAAGGCGGCCGCGAGCGAGATCGTCCTCGTTCCAAAGACGGTGGACTGCCTTCAGTGTGTCGTGAACGTTATTCCGTTTCAGTTGCTCGCCTACTacatggcgctgctgcacggcaATAACGTGGACTGCCCGCGCAACCTGGCCAAGAGCGTCACCGTGCAGTAG
- a CDS encoding putative kinesin, whose product MSERVHVVVRIRPFIASDPPDAELNTLVLDPTHVSVGNGRVFKADRVYMMEDATEVIHAESVAPLITRFLRGFNASVLAYGQTGTGKTFTVQSLLPLLLTDIMADKGLRSGAAGAPNAETSTSLMAKVPLLYLQYVEVYGEVIRDLLEGPAAAASRCDGEEPSKIRLVTTTAPGARAASPSPERAGRQLFPIDERDAAVSPTAGCALVGATIVPIFTLAQAAELIARGDTRRATGSTNVHAHSSRSHAILTLFHARYACRLDVVDLAGSEREKKTGNVGVRFQESIAINTGLLALGNVMRALSRIHRAANGKEAGRSGGAGHQRSQHVPYRSSRLTRLLQDTLGGNSATVLIACVAPDTYNRDETLRTLQYCSLALRILNEPLQQYERLRRAQSPLCRRGSPSAAAAVSPLSLREGTHTAAAATRARRDSDAADEPKVTQLKVLELQSAYASLQQQYDEQAEVIASMCASHATTKERLALCERELRKDEGIFTQQIRAMQELVCENRKLRRRLAKACAPTTTAAATAGRDKAAMAHDPLFRGGDDLPQPACTEMDSHHGDKNLTDAVRHLLLAGDRDAAGRMGVSLQLAPSHSQGHRQQHSAAVAAAAATRPPLSAHSPHRPQDVRDGVTDRTQYAPLEELPLAVVHQAGVRVDDGRGGAETPTYPAAEGRTEASHALDGMTSGGAAAPTPAEPAQSFIRYILGLHGIDPEAEQAGGVDGGDGRGRAGAGAVAAAATSLQSSIRKSAATSVGGVALEPAEVSETTAGSSRDGHTRREGAPSPLGDALSRRADCFTASLPPHTMQALSEGVHSSWERQVDRRGGGTDAAQQDGSTVLLLATEVLRCRGTNAELRNQVQVLQAELDGKQREAALLRLELQEMKELFTT is encoded by the coding sequence ATGTCGGAGCGCGTCCATGTTGTTGTGCGTATCCGCCCCTTCATCGCCTCTGACCCGCCCGATGCGGAGCTGAACACGCTCGTGCTCGACCCAACGCACGTCAGCGTGGGCAACGGCCGCGTCTTCAAGGCGGATCGAGTGTACATGATGGAGGACGCCACGGAGGTCATCCACGCCGAGTctgtggcgccgctgatCACCCGCTTTCTTCGGGGCTTCAACGCCAGCGTCCTCGCGTACGGCCAGACAGGGACGGGCAAGACCTTCACGGTGCAATCCCTCCTGCCTCTGTTGCTGACGGACATCATGGCGGACAAGGgtctgcgcagcggcgcggcagggGCACCCAACGCAGAGACGTCGACGTCGCTCATGGCAAAAGTACCACTGCTGTACCTGCAGTACGTTGAAGTGTACGGTGAGGTAATCCGCGACCTGCTGGAAGgcccagccgccgccgcgtcgcgctgcgacggcgaagaGCCCAGCAAGATCCGCCTCGTGACGACAACGGCACCGGGGGCGAGGGCGGCCAGCCCGTCTCCGGAGCGCGCGGGCCGGCAACTGTTTCCCATAGACGAACGTGACGCCGCAGTATCGCCGACGGCAGGTTGTGCTCTTGTAGGCGCCACCATCGTTCCCATCTTCACGctcgcgcaggcggcggagctgatCGCCCGCGGTGACACTCGACGCGCGACCGGGTCTACAaacgtgcacgcgcactcgAGTCGAAGTCACGCCATCCTAACCCTCTTTCACGCTCGCTACGCGTGCCGGCTCGACGTTGTCGACTTGGCTGGCtcagagcgagagaagaagaCGGGAAACGTGGGCGTGCGCTTCCAGGAGAGCATCGCCATCAACACCGGACTGCTGGCGCTGGGCAACGTCATGCGTGCGCTGAGTCGCATCCATAGAGCTGCCAACGGCAAGGAGGCGGGCCGGAGTGGCGGGGCAGGGCATCAACGGTCGCAGCACGTCCCCTACCGCAGCAGTCGTCTGACGCGTCTGTTGCAGGACACCCTCGGCGGTAACAGCGCCACGGTACTCATCGCCTGCGTTGCACCCGACACGTACAACCGCGATGAGACGCTGCGGACGCTGCAGTACTGCTCCCTCGCACTGCGCATTCTGAACGAGCCACTGCAGCAGTACGAGCGACTTCGACGCGCGCAGTCGCCGCTGTGTCGTCGTGGAagcccctccgccgccgccgcggtctcgccactgtcgctgcgcgagggcacacacacggccgccgcagctaCGAGGGCTCGCAGGgacagcgacgcggcagacGAGCCGAAGGTAACCCAGCTGAAGGTGCTCGAGCTGCAGTCTGCATACGCCAGtctccagcagcagtacgACGAGCAAGCCGAGGTGATCGCCAGCATGTGCGCGTCGCACGCGACAACGAAGGAgcggctggcgctgtgcgaACGGGAGCTCCGCAAGGACGAGGGCATCTTCACCCAGCAAATACGTGCCATGCAGGAGCTCGTGTGCGAGAACCGaaagctgcggcggcggctcgcgAAGGCGTGTGCCCCCACCactacagcagcagcgaccgctGGACGCGATAAAGCAGCCATGGCGCACGACCCGCTCTTCCGTGGCGGTGATGACCTGCCTCAGCCCGCTTGCACAGAGATGGACTCGCACCATGGCGACAAGAACCTTACGGACGCCGTGCGTCACCTGCTGCTCGCTGGTGATCGCGATGCCGCGGGCAGAATGGGTGTCTCACTGCAGCTTGCGCCCTCGCACTCTCAAGGCCACCGTCAGCAACACTCAGCCGCAgtagctgccgccgcagctactcgaccgccgctgtcggctcattcgccgcaccgcccccAGGACGTCAGGGATGGTGTCACAGACCGCACTCAGTACGCGCCACTCGAAGAGTTACCGCTGGCAGTGGTACACCAGGCCGGGGTGCGGGTCGATGATGGTCGCGGAGGTGCAGAGACACCGACATACCCAGCGGCGGAGGGCCGCACAGAGGCTTCTCACGCGCTGGACGGCATGACgtctggcggtgctgctgctccaacTCCTGCAGAGCCTGCTCAGTCGTTCATCCGCTACATCCTGGGCCTGCATGGCATCGATCCAGAGGCTGAGCAAGCAGGTGGCGTTGACGGTGGTGACggaagagggcgagcaggagcgggagcggtggcggcggcggccacgtcTCTCCAGTCGTCCATCCGCAAATCCGCGGCCACGAGCGTAGGTGGGGTGGCGCTGGAACCTGCAGAAGTATCGGAGACAACCGCAGGGAGCAGCCGCGATGGCCACACGCGACGGGAGGGTGCGCCATCGCCTCTGGGCGACGCTCTGTCGCGCCGCGCCGACTGCTTCACCGCGTCCCTTCCTCCGCACACGATGCAGGCGCTCTCTGAGGGAGTGCACAGCAGCTGGGAGAGGCAGGTGGATCGCCGGGGAGGCGGCACTGATGCAGCTCAGCAAGACGGctcgacggtgctgctgctggcgacggaggtgctgcgttGCCGAGGAACGAatgcggagctgcgcaaccAGGTCCAGGTACTTCAAGCAGAGCTGGATGGCAAGCagcgagaggcagcgctgctgcgtctggAGCTGCAAGAAATGAAGGAACTCTTCACGACGTAA
- a CDS encoding 2,4-dienoyl-coa reductase-like protein translates to MAASFTSSTGSSAVVPAVASRLFTPIRIGRHIQLPNRFYMQPIYLNMESELKCYGDEHMAAMAAFFGERAHYGAKLIVVGGIGTSRLGRWKKDALMLGTFDAAKALSRVTQAVHSEGGYVLAQAFHAGRAARKRYFVSATSTPSPVQPIRNTHPYRIPGSLIDYVVSEYERFARLAEEAGFDGVEIPVSEGSLLHNFLSSAVNTRQDAFGGSLERRLEITVRVLETIKNSLANPDGFVVALRLCLHDLKVGGTPMAETLRVAEVLAKSGRIDLLNTSVGMHDSPVQTLSAYVPHGTFSRSCQLLRERLTEVGAADVPVVASHRLHTIELSEKLLEKGVCDMVGVARPLLADPQYITNAAAGRSEESIPCIGCNHCVNRLYKHQRITCALNPISGYELQRGWRPAKYRKSVAVVGAGAAGVTCALTLWRRGHDVTLFEKESVIGGQLNLAKRVPGKENYQAVLEYWTRQLRQSSINVRLNTEFTREEVTRNHQFFHAVVMTHGSVPRRISSHVIAGASECPLIVPFSRILDGSVTAGRRVVIVGNGAISHDVASFLLHDPRVSREVSLYLDEWGVNLEDGSLLGSPELRMPRNNRVVTIFNKADKDADLSRGWGWTQKLWIQQHASTVVKHGMLENFDAAGVHISTLPPDSRKFFVPCDTIVWCIGMLPNITYGTWIYEWMKDGAKVRGEMIGDFSIYTAGSCRDSYTGDGHGEEDLLQCVHEGYEIGYKI, encoded by the coding sequence ATGGCAGCCAGCTTTACCTCCTcgaccggcagcagcgccgtggtgCCGGCGGTCGCGTCGCGGCTCTTCACGCCGATTCGGATTGGCCGGCACATACAGCTGCCGAACCGCTTCTACATGCAGCCCATCTACCTCAACATGGAGAGTGAGCTCAAGTGCTACGGCGACGAGCACATGGCCGCGATGGCCGCCTTCTTTGGCGAGCGGGCACACTACGGCGCGAAGCTGATCGTGgtcggcggcatcggcacGTCGAGACTCGGCCGGTGGAAGAAAGATGCACTGATGCTTGGCACCTTCGACGCCGCCAAGGCGCTCTCGCGCGTCACACAGGCGGTGCACAGCGAGGGCGGTTACGTACTCGCCCAAGCCTTCCACGCGGGTCGCGCCGCCCGCAAGCGTTATTTTGTGTCCGCCACGtcaacgccgtcgccggtgcaGCCGATCCGCAACACGCACCCGTACAGGATACCTGGCTCTCTGATAGACTACGTGGTGTCCGAGTACGAGCGGTTTGCACGGCTAGCCGAGGAGGCCGGGTTCGATGGGGTCGAGATCCCCGTCAGCGAGGGCAGCCTCCTGCACAACTTCCTGTCCTCCGCCGTGAACACGCGGCAGGACGCCTTTGGCGGGTCGCTGGAGCGCCGGCTCGAGATCACAGTACGCGTGCTCGAAACCATCAAGAACTCCCTAGCGAACCCCGACGGTTTTGTGGTGGCGTTGCGGCTATGTCTGCACGACCTGAAGGTCGGCGGTACGCCGATGGCCGAGACGCTGCGGGTCGCCGAAGTACTCGCCAAGAGCGGCCGCATCGACCTCTTGAACACGAGCGTCGGCATGCACGACTCGCCCGTTCAGACGCTGTCAGCCTACGTGCCGCACGGCACGTTTTCGCGGTCCTGCCAGCTGCTGAGGGAGCGGCTGACGGAGGTCGGCGCAGCGGATGTGCCGGTCGTTGCGTCGCACCGGTTGCACACCATCGAGCTCTCTGAGAAGTTGCTCGAGAAAGGTGTGTGCGACATGGTCGGTGTCGCGCGTCCGCTGCTCGCGGACCCGCAGTACATCACcaacgcagcggcgggtCGCAGCGAGGAGAGCATCCCTTGCATCGGCTGCAACCACTGCGTCAACCGGCTGTACAAGCACCAGCGCATCACGTGTGCGTTGAACCCCATCTCGGGCTACGAGCTCCAGCGCGGATGGAGGCCGGCGAAGTACCGCAAGTCTGTCGCCGTTGTCGGggcaggcgcggcgggcgTGACGTGCGCGCTGACGCTGTGGCGCCGTGGCCACGACGTCACGCTATTTGAGAAGGAGAGCGTCATTGGCGGCCAGCTGAACCTCGCGAAGCGCGTGCCTGGCAAGGAGAACTACCAGGCCGTGCTGGAGTACTggacgcggcagctgcggcagtcCTCCATCAACGTCCGCCTCAACACTGAGTTCACCCGCGAGGAGGTAACTCGCAACCACCAGTTCTTCCACGCTGTTGTCATGACGCACGGCTCAgtgccgcgccgcatctCGTCCCACGTCATCGCCGGTGCGTCCGAGTGCCCGCTCATCGTGCCCTTCTCGCGCATCCTCGACGGCAGCGTCACGGCAGGTCGccgcgtcgtcatcgtcggcaacggcgccatCTCGCATGACGTCGCCTCCTTTCTGCTGCACGACCCCCGCGTCTCGCGCGAGGTCTCGCTGTACCTGGACGAGTGGGGCGTCAACCTTGAGGACGGCAGCCTGTTGGGCAGCCCGGAGCTGCGGATGCCGCGCAACAACCGCGTGGTCACCATCTTCAACAAGGCGGACAAGGACGCGGACCTTTCCAGAGGCTGGGGCTGGACACAGAAGCTCTGGAtccagcagcacgcgagCACTGTGGTGAAGCACGGCATGCTCGAGAActtcgacgccgccggcgtgcaCATCTCCACGTTGCCACCGGACAGCCGCAAGTTCTTCGTGCCGTGCGATACCATCGTCTGGTGCATTGGCATGCTGCCGAACATCACCTACGGCACATGGATCTACGAGTGGATGAAGGATGGCGCGAAGGTGCGAGGTGAGATGATTGGTGACTTTAGCATCTACACGGCCGGCTCGTGCCGTGACAGCTACACCGGCGACGGACACGGCGAAGAAGATCTGCTCCAGTGCGTCCACGAAGGGTACGAGATTGGCTACAAGATATGA
- the MOB1 gene encoding putative cell cycle associated protein MOB1 — protein sequence MKLFGSSLFDSDKTYRPKKKHKEGTERYRLHNFARSLVKSGDLRQAVQLPPGVDSNNWLSVHTVDFYNITNVIYGSLTDYCSDMSCPVMSSGPRYEYLWRNPPEYPKATRVSAPQYLDLLMKWIERQINDERIFPSEDYNPYPADFKSYVKNIFRRMFRVYAHIYYSHFTKIAELQEEAHMNTAFKHFMYFAWEFDLIPREELTPLQELLKNLMGDYAKERLE from the coding sequence ATGAAACTCTTCGGCAGCTCCCTCTTCGATTCGGACAAGACCTACCGGCCGAAGAAGAAGCACAAGGAGGGAACGGAGCGCTACCGCCTGCACAACTTTGCACGCTCGCTCGTCAAGTCtggcgacctgcggcaggcggtgcagctgccccCTGGCGTCGACAGCAACAACTGGCTTTCGGTGCACACCGTTGATTTTTACAACATCACCAATGTCATATACGGTTCGCTGACGGACTACTGCAGCGACATGAGCTGCCCCGTGATGTCCTCCGGGCCGCGGTACGAGTACCTGTGGCGCAACCCGCCCGAGTACCCCAAGGCGACGAGGGTGTCGGCGCCACAGTACCTCGACCTGCTCATGAAGTGGATCGAGCGGCAGATCAACGACGAGCGTATTTTTCCGTCGGAGGACTACAACCCGTACCCAGCCGACTTCAAGAGCTACGTAAAGAACATATTCCGCCGCATGTTCCGCGTCTACGCGCACATATACTACTCGCACTTCACGAAGATTGCGGAGCttcaggaggaggcgcacatgAACACCGCCTTCAAGCACTTTATGTACTTCGCGTGGGAGTTCGACCTCATCCCACGTGAGGagctgacgccgctgcaggaatTGTTGAAAAACCTCATGGGCGACTACGCGAAGGAGCGGCTAGAGTGA